In the genome of Sphingomonas alpina, the window TCGACCAGCGTATAGCCGACCGCGGCGAATTCGCATTTCAACAGGCTCGGCGGCGTACCATGATCCTGAGTGCGGCGCTTGGCATCGACCACCACAACCTCGCCGCCCGGACGCAGCGATGCGCGCATGCGCCACAGGAATTCATACGGCTCGGCGATCTCATGATACATATGCACCATCAGGATACGGTCGAAGCTGTTGTCGGGGAGTTTGGGATTGTCCGCTTCGCCCAGACGCACGCTGACATTGTCGAGCCGCTCGCGCGCGACGCGTTCGGCCAGCGCATCGCGCACGCCCGCAACGATATCCTCGGCGAGCACGCGACCGTCCTTGCCGACGCGCTGCGCCAGACGGATCGTGTAATAGCCCTCGCCCGCGCCGATATCGGCGACGGTCATGCCAGGCTTGATGCCCGATTTGTCCATCACCTCGCTTGCTTCGTTCAGCCGGTCGCGCGCTTCCTCGGTCGACCAGCGCGACGAGACGATATGCGCAACCGGTCGGTCGGCGGCGGGGAACTTGCCCACCGTATCGACCGGTTTCTTGACGCGCGGCGGGCCAGGTTCACAACCGGCGAGCAGGGTCAGACCAGCCAGCCCCACCAGCATCATGGTGCGCGTCGAGCACAGGGCGGGCATCAGACGCATCAATCCACGTCCTCCACCTCGACCGCCTCTCCGGTCACGCGCTGCGACAGCGCTGCTGCCATGAACGCATCGAGATCGCCGTCGAGCACGTCCGACGGCGAGGTCGAGGTCA includes:
- a CDS encoding class I SAM-dependent methyltransferase translates to MLVGLAGLTLLAGCEPGPPRVKKPVDTVGKFPAADRPVAHIVSSRWSTEEARDRLNEASEVMDKSGIKPGMTVADIGAGEGYYTIRLAQRVGKDGRVLAEDIVAGVRDALAERVARERLDNVSVRLGEADNPKLPDNSFDRILMVHMYHEIAEPYEFLWRMRASLRPGGEVVVVDAKRRTQDHGTPPSLLKCEFAAVGYTLVEMHDMPSAGGYLAVFRAAGSRPEPEAIKPCVTVSSPPPATSAAAG